One window from the genome of Hippocampus zosterae strain Florida chromosome 7, ASM2543408v3, whole genome shotgun sequence encodes:
- the adoa gene encoding 2-aminoethanethiol (cysteamine) dioxygenase a has translation MSRNNKNPLIQKIAKQAFVTFKGLKCSANGDSKVFAEKQAKLISLVTALRAPDLRIAPPKNKSTSGTSEPETPPVTYMHICETDVFSIGIFLLRTGASIPLHDHPGMNGMLKVLYGKVSVSCFDKLESGQTVSAALPRFETPVAPFQNASLRRSVLRSVAEYSENSGPCLLTPLRDNLHQIDAIDGPAAFLDILAPPYDPDDGRDCHYYKVLKTAADPDIAVMDNQERQEEEKGKDKEIWLLEIPQPEDFWCGGEPYPGPVVSV, from the exons ATGTCgcgaaacaacaaaaatcctctCATCCAGAAAATAGCAAAGCAAGCATTTGTGACCTTTAAAGGTTTAAAGTGTTCGGCCAACGGAGATAGTAAAGTCTTTGCAGAAAAACAGGCCAAACTCATCTCCTTAGTGACCGCCCTTAGGGCTCCGGATCTGAGGATCGCTCCCCCGAAAAACAAATCGACCTCCGGTACGTCGGAGCCGGAGACCCCGCCGGTCACCTACATGCATATCTGTGAGACGGATGTGTTCAGCATAGGGATATTCCTGCTCAGAACCGGAGCCTCCATACCTCTTCACGACCATCCAGGCATGAACGGGATGCTGAAG GTCCTCTATGGCAAGGTGAGCGTCAGTTGCTTCGACAAACTCGAAAGCGGCCAGACAGTCAGCGCTGCCCTTCCTCGATTTGAAACTCCCGTGGCTCCATTCCAAAATGCATCTCTGCGACGTTCCGTGCTCCGCTCGGTGGCCGAATACTCCGAGAACAGCGGACCTTGTCTCTTAACACCTCTACGGGATAATCTCCACCAGATCGATGCTATAGACGGACCTGCTGCTTTCCTGGATATCCTGGCACCGCCATACGATCCGGATGACGGGCGGGATTGTCACTATTACAAAGTTCTAAAAACTGCGGCCGACCCAGATATAGCTGTGATGGATAACCAGGAGCGGCAGGAAGAGGAGAAGGGAAAAGACAAAGAGATATGGCTTTTGGAAATCCCTCAGCCAGAGGACTTCTGGTGTGGAGGAGAGCCCTACCCGGGTCCTGTGGTTTCTGTGTGA
- the egr2b gene encoding early growth response protein 2b: MTAKTLEKVPMSLGGFENVYSVDDIAGGMPPSVAIFPNSEMGPNYDQINVAADPLMGAEMSTERRSLDLSSYSGGFSQPSSHRNQTFTYMGKFSIDSQYPANWNPEGVINIVSGIFNVAHPPPPPPPSTSSSSSPASSGSPCHFSSRNLSCTMAAAHQNQVEIEHHQLYSPPPPYSAAACAEVYQDPSAFLSTSTCHIASYPPPSYSSPKQHSGQDVPGLFPMIPDYPGFFQPACQRDMHAPSIPDRKPFGPCSLDTFRVPPPLTPLNTIRNYTLGGPSTEGGTPARLPSAYSPQNLPLRPILRPRKYPNRPSKTPIHERPYPCPAEGCDRRFSRSDELTRHIRIHTGHKPFQCRICMRNFSRSDHLTTHIRTHTGEKPFACDFCGRKFARSDERKRHTKIHLRQKERKSSAVSASSSSASIGTALERSSSIGATNGICA, encoded by the exons ATGACGGCTAAAACTCTGGAGAAGGTGCCGATGAGTCTCGGGGGGTTCGAGAACGTGTACTCCGTGGATGACATCGCCGGCGGCATGCCCCCGTCAGTTGCAATTTTTCCCAACTCTGAAATGGGACCAAATTACGACCAGATCAATGTAGCGGCAG ATCCCCTAATGGGTGCGGAGATGAGTACAGAGAGGCGTTCTCTGGACCTGTCATCTTACTCCGGCGGTTTCTCTCAACCTTCCTCACACCGCAACCAGACCTTCACCTACATGGGGAAGTTCTCCATCGACTCCCAGTATCCCGCAAACTGGAACCCCGAGGGAGTCATCAACATCGTCTCGGGAATTTTCAACGTCgcccatcctcctcctcctcctcctccatccacTTCATCGTCCTCTTCTCCGGCTTCCTCTGGTTCTCCCTGTCACTTTTCAAGCAGAAATTTGAGTTGCACCATGGCCGCGGCCCATCAGAACCAAGTTGAGATCGAGCATCATCAGCTGTACTCTCCTCCACCGCCGTATTCCGCTGCCGCCTGCGCAGAAGTGTATCAGGATCCTTCGGCGTTTCTTTCCACATCCACCTGCCACATCGCCTCTTACCCGCCCCCTTCGTACTCGTCCCCCAAGCAGCACAGCGGCCAAGACGTTCCGGGGCTCTTCCCAATGATCCCCGACTACCCTGGTTTCTTCCAGCCGGCTTGTCAGCGAGACATGCACGCTCCAAGTATCCCAGATCGGAAACCCTTCGGCCCGTGTTCCCTCGATACATTCCGCGTCCCTCCACCTTTGACCCCGCTGAACACGATCAGAAATTACACGCTGGGCGGTCCGAGCACCGAGGGGGGAACCCCGGCGCGGCTCCCTTCCGCATACAGCCCCCAGAATCTCCCACTGAGGCCCATCCTGCGACCCAGAAAGTATCCGAACAGACCCAGCAAGACGCCGATCCACGAGCGCCCGTACCCGTGTCCGGCGGAGGGTTGCGATCGGCGCTTCTCCCGCTCCGACGAGCTCACCAGACACATTCGCATCCACACCGGACATAAACCATTCCAATGCAGGATTTGCATGCGGAACTTCAGCCGCAGCGATCACCTCACCACTCACATCCGCACGCACACGGGGGAGAAGCCGTTCGCCTGCGACTTCTGTGGGCGCAAGTTCGCCAGGAGCGACGAGAGGAAGAGGCATACGAAAATCCACCTGAGACAAAAGGAAAGGAAGTCCTCCGCTGTGTCCGCGTCGTCCTCTTCCGCGTCCATCGGAACCGCTTTAGAGCGCTCGAGCAGCATCGGCGCAACCAACGGGATTTGTGCCTAA